The following coding sequences are from one bacterium window:
- a CDS encoding Gfo/Idh/MocA family oxidoreductase, with translation FGCESAASFEALLEDPRIDVVNILTPNAMHAQFAIPAMDAGKHVVIEKPPDMTLDKVDAMIAARDRNHVKTAISLQVRFRKPIQAMYQAIQSGRFGKLYYAGAHMKWFRDTAYYLSDDWRSKRDQGAGVTIQHAFHYIDLLHHLMGEADSVSARMFNLAHPDVQLEDTLQAFINWGNGGRGIVEASTALWPGTDIRIEINGENGTAIMQGERLVTWQFRDEQPGDAEMTQVGSAAVKTAAGGAADFAFTEHQYMIEDMVRAINEDGDPWVTLEKARGSLEIALAMYQSADANGAEVQLPL, from the coding sequence TTCGGCTGCGAGTCCGCCGCCTCGTTCGAGGCCCTGCTCGAAGACCCGCGCATTGATGTCGTCAACATCCTCACCCCCAACGCCATGCACGCCCAGTTCGCCATCCCCGCGATGGACGCCGGCAAGCATGTTGTCATCGAGAAGCCGCCGGACATGACGCTGGACAAGGTGGACGCGATGATCGCCGCCCGCGACCGCAACCACGTCAAGACCGCCATCTCCCTGCAGGTGCGCTTCCGCAAGCCCATCCAGGCCATGTACCAGGCCATCCAGTCCGGGCGGTTCGGGAAGCTGTACTACGCCGGGGCGCACATGAAGTGGTTCCGCGACACGGCGTACTACCTGTCCGATGACTGGCGCTCCAAGCGCGACCAGGGCGCCGGCGTCACCATCCAGCACGCCTTCCACTACATTGACCTGCTGCATCACCTGATGGGCGAGGCCGATAGCGTCAGCGCCCGGATGTTCAACCTGGCCCACCCCGACGTGCAACTGGAGGACACGCTGCAGGCCTTCATCAACTGGGGCAACGGCGGGCGGGGGATCGTGGAGGCGAGCACGGCGCTGTGGCCGGGGACGGACATCCGCATTGAGATCAACGGTGAGAACGGCACGGCGATCATGCAGGGCGAGCGCCTCGTGACCTGGCAGTTCCGCGACGAGCAGCCGGGCGATGCCGAGATGACGCAGGTCGGCAGCGCGGCGGTCAAGACGGCCGCCGGCGGCGCGGCCGACTTCGCCTTCACCGAGCACCAGTACATGATCGAGGACATGGTCCGGGCGATCAACGAGGATGGCGACCCGTGGGTAACGCTGGAGAAGGCGCGGGGCAGCCTGGAGATCGCGCTGGCGATGTACCAGAGCGCCGACGCGAACGGCGCGGAAGTGCAGCTGCCGCTGTAA
- a CDS encoding TetR/AcrR family transcriptional regulator: MSTYLTTNRVVNMGPRGQARREQLLQAALELFAENGYEGTCTRHVAERTGVTEAVLFKHFPTKQDLFEAVLQRFGPGHLIRLPLRELADLPLADALARQVRAFVDASWEHRRLLHMLFHSARRDPAAAAELRRQYEEVREAVRRLLVERAARGEARAEMTEAAMQVIALSMRAFVMRSRGRTDDEWRDESEEFVRNLVAVVCQGVATPSC, from the coding sequence GTGTCCACTTACCTGACCACCAACCGGGTTGTGAACATGGGGCCGCGAGGGCAAGCGCGCCGCGAGCAGCTACTGCAGGCGGCGCTGGAACTATTCGCTGAGAACGGCTACGAGGGCACGTGCACGCGGCACGTGGCCGAGCGCACGGGCGTCACCGAGGCCGTGCTCTTCAAGCACTTCCCCACCAAGCAGGACCTGTTCGAGGCGGTGTTGCAGCGCTTCGGCCCTGGCCACCTCATCCGCCTGCCGCTGCGCGAGCTGGCCGACCTGCCGCTCGCCGACGCGCTGGCGCGCCAGGTGCGGGCCTTTGTGGACGCCAGTTGGGAGCACCGGCGTCTGCTGCACATGCTGTTCCACTCCGCCCGCCGCGATCCGGCGGCTGCGGCGGAGCTGCGGCGGCAGTACGAGGAGGTGCGCGAGGCCGTGCGGCGCCTGCTTGTGGAGCGGGCGGCGCGGGGGGAGGCGCGCGCGGAGATGACCGAGGCTGCCATGCAGGTCATCGCCCTGAGCATGCGCGCCTTCGTCATGCGCTCGCGTGGCCGGACTGACGACGAGTGGCGCGACGAGAGTGAGGAGTTTGTGCGCAATCTGGTCGCGGTGGTGTGTCAGGGAGTGGCGACGCCATCATGCTGA
- a CDS encoding DUF4139 domain-containing protein codes for MRQCRAIWVLLAGLLYGVVVQAQTPTQLRVTDVAVFKHGYGFVMAEGTAKTKDGWAVCAEVPQASLGTLWLYSPQSGVVVDRAVAEVRETKQTQDARDLAGLLEANLGGKAIVSLYASTTGDPRLIEGVVLKPVYGDKPPGYAQPQTPPQDDTVIWAAVPRPPQREQTLTHVMLQTDKGEVAIPATWVRDVTFAGHARREQEVLRPEQVLTAHLVRDGKPVAGEVPLGLGYLAKGLRWLPGYRLQIMGEGQARLQLQGDLINDAVDLQASRLHLVIGVPHFVQEEMLSPLSLQVAWTRLSSYFAPVQQSDRDRYSRGSYGQAFAMPVPAATTMPTYAGVQGMVTDAISARLGAGVAASVTGEPVEELFFYRVPDLTLARGGRAMVAIFDEAVTYDNVYLWNVVDDPDYVRRRWSPYYTAQQQQQYQQQPRTPEQEALLRDAMNPKVWHALRLQNTTKAPWTTAPVLVMKDAQPVSQSMLLYTPVTGSVDVTTTVAPDVISNRDDLEIARTARALNVSGYNYDLVRVKGELQLTNRKTQAVRLIVKRQLEGAVDEVSAEGEVTKLAEGFGGINPTSRIMWDFSLPAGQQIVLRYSYSVYVRV; via the coding sequence GTGCGCCAGTGCAGGGCTATCTGGGTGTTGCTTGCCGGTCTGTTGTACGGAGTGGTCGTCCAGGCACAGACACCGACCCAGCTACGGGTCACCGATGTCGCCGTCTTCAAGCACGGCTATGGCTTTGTGATGGCGGAGGGGACGGCCAAGACCAAGGACGGGTGGGCGGTGTGCGCGGAGGTGCCACAGGCCTCGCTGGGGACGCTGTGGCTGTACAGCCCGCAATCGGGCGTGGTTGTGGACCGGGCGGTGGCCGAGGTCCGTGAGACGAAGCAGACGCAGGACGCGCGCGATCTGGCCGGGCTGCTGGAAGCCAACCTGGGCGGGAAGGCCATCGTCTCCCTGTACGCCAGCACCACCGGCGATCCACGGCTCATCGAGGGCGTCGTGCTCAAGCCGGTCTACGGGGACAAGCCGCCCGGCTACGCGCAGCCGCAGACGCCGCCCCAGGATGACACGGTCATCTGGGCGGCGGTGCCACGGCCGCCGCAGCGCGAGCAGACCCTCACCCATGTGATGCTCCAGACCGACAAGGGCGAGGTGGCCATCCCGGCCACCTGGGTGCGCGATGTGACCTTTGCGGGGCACGCACGGCGCGAGCAGGAGGTGCTGCGGCCCGAGCAGGTCCTGACGGCGCACCTGGTGCGTGACGGCAAGCCCGTGGCGGGCGAGGTCCCGCTGGGCCTGGGCTACCTGGCCAAGGGCCTGCGCTGGCTGCCGGGCTACCGGCTGCAGATCATGGGGGAGGGCCAGGCCCGCCTGCAGTTGCAGGGCGACCTCATCAATGACGCGGTGGACCTGCAGGCCAGCCGCCTGCACCTGGTGATCGGCGTGCCGCACTTCGTGCAAGAAGAGATGCTCTCGCCGCTGTCACTCCAGGTCGCCTGGACCAGGCTCTCCTCGTACTTCGCCCCGGTGCAGCAGAGCGACCGCGACCGGTACAGCCGGGGCTCCTATGGCCAAGCATTCGCGATGCCGGTACCCGCGGCGACGACCATGCCGACATACGCCGGAGTGCAGGGCATGGTGACCGATGCCATCAGCGCCCGCCTGGGCGCCGGCGTCGCCGCCTCTGTGACCGGGGAGCCGGTCGAGGAGCTGTTCTTCTATCGCGTGCCGGACCTGACCCTCGCGCGCGGTGGGCGGGCAATGGTCGCCATCTTCGACGAGGCCGTCACCTACGACAACGTCTACCTGTGGAACGTCGTGGACGACCCCGACTACGTGCGCCGCCGCTGGTCACCGTACTACACCGCCCAGCAGCAGCAGCAATACCAGCAGCAGCCCCGCACTCCCGAGCAGGAAGCCCTGCTGCGCGACGCGATGAACCCGAAGGTCTGGCACGCGCTGCGCCTGCAGAACACGACCAAGGCGCCGTGGACCACGGCCCCGGTGCTGGTGATGAAGGACGCCCAGCCCGTGTCCCAGAGCATGCTGCTCTACACCCCGGTGACCGGCAGCGTGGATGTTACCACAACCGTGGCGCCGGACGTCATCAGCAACCGCGACGACCTCGAGATCGCGCGGACTGCCCGCGCGCTGAACGTGTCCGGCTACAACTACGACCTGGTCCGCGTGAAGGGCGAGCTGCAGTTGACGAACCGCAAGACCCAGGCTGTGCGCCTGATCGTCAAGCGGCAACTGGAGGGCGCGGTGGACGAGGTGAGCGCCGAGGGGGAGGTCACCAAGCTGGCCGAGGGCTTCGGAGGCATCAACCCCACCTCACGCATCATGTGGGACTTCAGCCTCCCCGCCGGTCAGCAGATCGTGCTGCGCTACAGCTACAGCGTCTACGTTCGGGTCTAG